One Actinomyces marmotae DNA window includes the following coding sequences:
- the zwf gene encoding glucose-6-phosphate dehydrogenase, with the protein MPASTAPAHSRPPSATALLDSRDLRLPRIADPCVLVMFGITGDLARNKLLPAIYDLANRGLLSPSFSLVGVGRREWDDDAMRNYVEKWARAGARTPWRDTTWEQLAAGMRFVTFSSFEDDDAYQRLTGVVEDLDASRGTAGNRAFYLSIPPGWFPAVTERIARSGLVERDERAWRRVVVEKPFGHDRASARELDELIGRIVRPDDVFRVDHYLGKETVQSILALRFANTMFEPLWNQRYVDHVQITMAEDIGIGTRAGYYDTIGSARDVIQNHLLQLLALVAMEEPTSMDAAAVRAEKEKVLASVRLERDGVLDLDATTSRGRYAPGYQGGIAVKGYLEEDGVAPDSRTETFAALRLEIANRRWAGVPFYLRAGKRLARRVTEVAIVFRQPPFLPFDDAATAGIGANTIVLRIQPDEGVTLRVASKVPGTQMELRDVTMDFGYGATFNEESPEAYERLILDALLGDAPLFPHQREVDLSWRILDPVIEHWAASGSPEDYRPGSWGPGDAHDLLAREGRAWRRS; encoded by the coding sequence GTGCCAGCATCCACAGCACCGGCCCACTCCCGTCCCCCCTCGGCGACGGCGCTGCTCGACAGCCGTGACCTGCGACTCCCAAGGATCGCCGACCCCTGCGTCCTGGTGATGTTCGGCATCACCGGCGATCTGGCGCGCAACAAACTGCTGCCGGCCATCTACGACTTGGCCAACCGCGGCCTGCTCTCCCCCAGCTTCTCCCTGGTGGGCGTGGGGAGGCGCGAATGGGACGATGACGCTATGCGCAACTACGTCGAGAAGTGGGCGCGCGCGGGCGCCCGCACCCCGTGGCGCGACACCACCTGGGAGCAGTTGGCGGCCGGGATGCGCTTCGTCACCTTTTCCTCCTTCGAGGACGATGACGCCTACCAGCGCCTGACCGGCGTGGTCGAGGACCTTGACGCCTCGCGCGGCACGGCCGGCAACCGGGCCTTCTACCTGTCGATCCCCCCGGGCTGGTTCCCCGCCGTCACCGAGCGCATCGCCCGCTCCGGCCTGGTGGAGCGCGATGAGCGGGCCTGGAGGCGCGTCGTCGTCGAGAAGCCTTTCGGTCACGACCGCGCCTCCGCGCGCGAGCTCGACGAGCTCATCGGCCGTATCGTGCGGCCCGATGACGTCTTCAGGGTCGATCACTACCTGGGCAAGGAGACGGTCCAGAGCATCCTGGCGCTGCGCTTCGCCAACACGATGTTCGAGCCCCTGTGGAACCAGCGCTACGTGGACCACGTGCAGATCACCATGGCCGAGGACATCGGCATCGGCACGCGGGCCGGCTACTACGACACCATCGGCTCGGCGCGCGACGTCATTCAGAACCACCTCCTTCAGCTCCTGGCCCTGGTGGCCATGGAGGAGCCGACCTCGATGGACGCCGCGGCCGTGCGGGCCGAGAAGGAGAAGGTCCTGGCCTCGGTGCGCCTGGAGCGCGACGGCGTCCTCGACCTGGACGCCACGACCTCCCGGGGCCGCTACGCCCCCGGCTACCAGGGCGGCATTGCGGTCAAGGGCTACCTGGAGGAGGACGGCGTGGCGCCGGACTCGCGCACGGAGACCTTCGCGGCGCTTCGCCTGGAGATCGCCAACCGCCGCTGGGCGGGCGTGCCCTTCTACCTGCGCGCGGGCAAGCGCCTGGCCCGCAGGGTCACCGAGGTCGCCATCGTCTTCCGCCAGCCGCCCTTCCTGCCCTTCGACGACGCCGCGACCGCCGGTATCGGCGCCAACACCATCGTGCTGCGCATCCAGCCCGACGAGGGCGTGACCCTGCGAGTGGCCTCCAAGGTGCCCGGCACGCAGATGGAGTTGCGCGACGTGACGATGGACTTCGGCTACGGCGCCACCTTCAATGAGGAGTCCCCCGAGGCCTACGAGCGCCTCATCCTCGACGCGCTCCTCGGGGACGCCCCGCTGTTCCCCCACCAGCGGGAGGTGGACCTGTCTTGGAGGATCCTCGACCCGGTCATCGAGCACTGGGCGGCCTCCGGGTCGCCCGAGGACTACCGCCCCGGGTCCTGGGGGCCCGGGGATGCACACGATCTGCTCGCCCGCGAGGGCCGTGCCTGGAGGCGCTCATGA
- the gndA gene encoding NADP-dependent phosphogluconate dehydrogenase: MTSFTPARSTADLGVVGLGVMGANLARNLARHGHEVAVFNRTLARTERLMDRYADEGTFVPAAELADFVASLRRPRVAIIMVQAGPATEAVIDALADLMEPGDIIVDAGNTLYTDTRRREEALRDRGLHFVGMGVSGGEEGALLGPSIMPGGTAESYNRLGPMLESISAQVDGAPCCTHVGPDGAGHFVKMVHNGIEYADMQLIAEAYDLLRGVAGMSVAEIAEVFRTWKDSELDSYLIDVTTEVLSRTDPATGGPFVDAVVDAAGQKGTGVWTTQTALELGVAVPAIAEATFARAASSSAGARLAVRNASLDAGAQPPALDEPKAREEFVAAVKDALYGSKIAAYAQGFDEIATASQLYGWQVDLGAMARIWRGGCIIRARFLDDITRAYDEEPALGSLLTAPVFASALEAVLPAWRRIVATAALAGVPAPAFASSLAYVDQLRAERLPAALIQGQRDFFGSHTYHRVDDPEGTYHVTWSAPERVEEKWA, encoded by the coding sequence ATGACCAGTTTCACCCCTGCCCGCTCAACCGCAGACCTCGGCGTCGTCGGCCTGGGGGTGATGGGGGCCAACCTCGCCCGAAACCTGGCCCGCCACGGCCACGAGGTGGCCGTCTTCAACCGGACCCTGGCCCGCACCGAGAGGCTCATGGACCGCTACGCGGACGAGGGGACCTTCGTGCCCGCCGCCGAACTCGCGGACTTCGTCGCCTCCCTGCGCCGCCCCCGCGTGGCCATCATCATGGTGCAGGCGGGGCCCGCCACCGAGGCGGTCATCGACGCGCTCGCCGATCTCATGGAGCCCGGCGACATCATCGTTGACGCCGGCAACACCCTCTACACCGACACCCGCCGCCGCGAGGAGGCACTGCGCGATCGCGGGCTGCACTTCGTGGGCATGGGCGTCTCCGGTGGGGAGGAGGGCGCGCTGCTGGGCCCCTCCATCATGCCCGGTGGGACGGCGGAGTCCTACAACCGCCTCGGCCCCATGCTCGAGTCCATTTCCGCCCAGGTCGACGGCGCCCCCTGCTGCACCCATGTGGGCCCCGATGGCGCGGGCCACTTCGTCAAGATGGTCCACAACGGCATCGAGTACGCCGACATGCAACTCATCGCCGAGGCCTACGACCTCCTGCGCGGCGTGGCGGGCATGAGCGTCGCCGAGATCGCTGAGGTCTTCCGCACCTGGAAGGACTCCGAGCTCGACTCCTACCTCATCGACGTCACCACCGAGGTCCTGTCCCGCACGGACCCCGCCACGGGCGGGCCCTTCGTCGACGCCGTCGTCGACGCCGCGGGCCAGAAGGGCACCGGCGTGTGGACCACTCAGACGGCCCTGGAACTCGGCGTGGCCGTGCCCGCCATCGCCGAGGCGACCTTCGCGCGCGCCGCCTCCTCCTCGGCCGGCGCGCGCCTGGCCGTGCGCAACGCCTCCCTCGACGCGGGCGCCCAGCCCCCGGCGCTGGACGAGCCTAAGGCGCGCGAGGAGTTCGTGGCGGCGGTCAAGGACGCGCTCTACGGCTCGAAGATCGCCGCCTACGCGCAGGGCTTCGACGAGATCGCCACAGCCTCTCAACTCTACGGCTGGCAAGTCGACCTGGGCGCCATGGCCCGCATCTGGCGCGGCGGCTGCATCATCCGCGCCCGCTTCCTGGATGACATCACCCGCGCCTACGACGAGGAGCCGGCGCTCGGCAGCCTCCTGACCGCTCCGGTCTTCGCCTCAGCGCTGGAGGCGGTCCTGCCCGCCTGGCGCCGCATCGTCGCCACGGCGGCCCTGGCCGGCGTCCCAGCGCCCGCCTTCGCCTCCTCGCTGGCCTACGTGGACCAACTGAGGGCAGAGCGCCTGCCCGCGGCCCTCATCCAGGGCCAGCGGGACTTCTTCGGCTCGCACACCTACCACCGCGTGGACGACCCGGAGGGCACCTACCACGTCACCTGGTCCGCGCCCGAGCGCGTCGAGGAGAAGTGGGCCTGA
- a CDS encoding FHA domain-containing protein: MTSIPSDSDTTSTQTLGAIDFSADIDVQVTGLSAQDRAAIAALPAGTALLIVQHGPVTGARFLLDAQQTTVGRHPRADIFLDDVTVSRKHAIFSAVDGGYAVRDSGSLNGTYVNRERVEQAALRAGDEVQIGKFRMTYHPGPAAAAQ, encoded by the coding sequence ATGACGAGCATTCCATCGGATTCGGACACCACGTCGACCCAGACCCTCGGCGCGATCGACTTCTCCGCCGATATCGACGTCCAGGTCACCGGCCTCTCGGCTCAGGACCGGGCTGCGATCGCCGCCCTGCCTGCGGGCACGGCGCTTCTCATCGTCCAGCACGGCCCGGTGACCGGGGCGCGATTCCTCCTGGACGCCCAGCAGACGACAGTGGGCCGCCATCCCCGCGCGGACATCTTCCTCGATGACGTGACGGTGTCCCGCAAGCACGCGATCTTCTCCGCCGTCGACGGCGGGTACGCCGTGCGCGACTCGGGGTCGCTCAACGGCACTTACGTCAATAGGGAGCGCGTGGAGCAGGCGGCACTGCGAGCCGGCGACGAGGTCCAGATCGGCAAGTTCCGGATGACCTACCACCCCGGCCCCGCCGCGGCCGCCCAGTGA
- a CDS encoding MerR family transcriptional regulator: protein MKISEVVEALRAEFPALSVSKLRYLETEGLISPHRIGNGYRRYSQADVARLRFALTAQRDEYLPLGVIRERLEDMDASASAPDPAPVARVVASRGRAVEGADMSLEDLRALTGASEADVNELISAGLIAADARGRFAPQALRITRLALEAARLGLPLRNLRSVRTSAERTADSIDQATRPARRRSATAAEDSATRLAGLIGELHGELLHLAVRALS from the coding sequence ATGAAGATCAGCGAGGTCGTCGAGGCGCTGAGGGCCGAGTTTCCCGCGCTGTCGGTGTCCAAGTTGCGCTACTTGGAGACTGAGGGGCTTATCTCGCCGCACCGGATCGGCAACGGCTACCGGCGCTACTCGCAGGCCGACGTCGCCAGGCTGCGCTTCGCCCTGACGGCCCAGCGCGATGAGTACCTGCCGCTGGGCGTCATCCGCGAGAGGCTGGAGGACATGGACGCCTCCGCCTCGGCGCCGGATCCGGCCCCCGTTGCCCGGGTGGTGGCCTCGCGGGGGCGCGCCGTCGAGGGAGCCGACATGAGCCTGGAGGACCTCAGGGCCCTCACGGGGGCCTCCGAGGCGGATGTCAACGAACTCATCTCAGCAGGCCTCATCGCCGCGGATGCCCGCGGGCGCTTCGCGCCCCAGGCCCTGCGCATCACGCGCCTGGCCCTGGAGGCCGCGCGCCTGGGGCTGCCCCTACGCAACCTGCGGTCGGTGCGCACCAGCGCGGAGCGGACGGCTGACTCCATCGATCAGGCCACACGGCCCGCCCGGCGCCGCTCGGCCACGGCGGCCGAGGACTCGGCCACCCGGCTCGCCGGCCTCATCGGCGAGCTGCACGGGGAGCTGCTGCACCTGGCCGTGCGCGCCCTGTCCTGA
- a CDS encoding bifunctional nuclease, whose protein sequence is MHLVGIRSTQASTGLVAILVEAGGPGMIAVPVTAREGLVLSEPAPSTRPDWVSLLARSVQVLGGSLLQIRLGVDADARLVCGLAIAGRDERGEVGEVPCAPGDALVLASALDRPILASETLLRLRGVDLGEQTTHERMARWRRSLATAIPEEPPTR, encoded by the coding sequence ATGCATCTCGTGGGCATCCGATCCACCCAAGCCTCCACCGGCCTCGTCGCGATCCTCGTCGAGGCCGGTGGCCCCGGCATGATCGCCGTCCCCGTGACCGCGCGCGAGGGGCTCGTGCTCTCCGAGCCGGCTCCCTCCACGCGACCCGACTGGGTGAGCCTGCTGGCGCGCAGCGTCCAGGTGCTGGGCGGCTCCCTGCTCCAGATACGGCTCGGGGTCGACGCCGATGCCCGCCTCGTCTGCGGCCTGGCCATCGCCGGAAGGGACGAGCGCGGAGAGGTAGGGGAGGTCCCCTGCGCCCCGGGCGACGCCCTCGTCCTGGCGAGCGCCCTGGACCGGCCGATCCTCGCCTCCGAGACGCTGCTGAGGCTGCGCGGGGTGGACCTGGGCGAGCAGACGACGCACGAGCGGATGGCGCGCTGGCGCCGGAGCCTGGCCACCGCCATCCCGGAGGAACCCCCGACCCGATGA
- a CDS encoding MerR family transcriptional regulator, translated as MLFGDTLPDLDTSSGYRGPVACRAAGITYRQLDYWARTGLVEPTVRGAKGSGTQRLYAFRDILLLKIVKRLLDTGVSLQQIRTAVDALHERGVEDLTSMTLMSDGASVYECTSADEVIDLVQGGQGVFGIAVGRVWHEIEGSLAELPVDHAEAPVVEDELAKRRAAKRQAG; from the coding sequence ATGCTCTTCGGTGACACCCTTCCGGACCTCGACACCTCCTCGGGGTACCGCGGGCCGGTCGCCTGCCGCGCCGCCGGCATCACCTACCGCCAGCTCGACTACTGGGCCCGCACCGGGCTGGTCGAGCCGACGGTGCGCGGCGCCAAAGGCTCGGGCACGCAGCGCCTCTACGCCTTCCGCGACATCCTCCTGCTCAAGATCGTCAAGCGCCTGCTCGACACCGGCGTCTCCCTCCAGCAGATCCGCACGGCGGTGGACGCCCTCCACGAGCGCGGGGTCGAGGACCTCACCTCCATGACCCTCATGAGCGATGGCGCCTCCGTCTACGAGTGCACCTCCGCCGACGAGGTCATCGACCTCGTCCAGGGCGGGCAGGGCGTCTTCGGGATCGCCGTCGGCCGGGTCTGGCATGAGATCGAGGGATCGCTCGCCGAACTCCCGGTGGACCACGCTGAGGCGCCCGTCGTCGAGGATGAGCTCGCCAAGCGCCGGGCCGCCAAGCGCCAGGCCGGCTGA
- a CDS encoding Hsp70 family protein, producing the protein MTAERPRTSGTLPASSSRGRRQAGAPASGAGWPGPSLGIDLGTTRTVVARADRGNYPVVPFTDEHGDAQEYLPSLTALTPDGLLHGFAARAAARDGAPLLRSLKRRLASPRITPATEVELGGQRFTVLEILTDYLRHLRSQLKAAPGMDDADPGARGSSVSVAVAVPAHAFGAQRLLTLEAFGDAGFNVIAMLNEPSAAGFEYTHRKARTVSSKRTRVLVYDLGGGTFDTSLVDVRGVAHEVLASRGLGDLGGDDVDLLLAQLALERAGAREEDLDDREVSDLLDQCRDAKEALSPQTRRIALDVRGKDVIIPTAELYDACKPLMERSLDVMEPLIGRLADGDPDLTEVAGVHLVGGGSALPLVPRMLRERFGARVHRSPYPGASTAIGLAIASDRDSGYDLIDRLSRGFGVFREADGGQRTTFDAILGEDAIQAGATREGTVITRQYTAVHNIGRFRFVECAGVDADGEPRGELAPYQEIIFPFDPALRDEDLSGRPVERTGAGRRVQERYEIDSAGLVRVTITDLEDGFSRHYVLGRQTA; encoded by the coding sequence ATGACAGCCGAGCGCCCGCGCACCTCAGGGACCCTGCCCGCCTCCTCCTCACGCGGCCGCCGCCAAGCCGGGGCTCCGGCCTCCGGCGCCGGCTGGCCCGGCCCCTCGCTCGGCATCGACTTGGGCACCACGCGCACGGTGGTGGCCCGCGCCGACCGCGGGAACTACCCGGTCGTGCCCTTCACCGATGAGCACGGCGACGCCCAGGAGTACCTTCCCTCGCTCACAGCCCTGACCCCGGACGGCCTGCTCCACGGCTTCGCCGCGCGCGCCGCCGCCCGCGACGGCGCCCCGCTGCTGCGCAGTCTCAAGCGGCGCCTGGCGAGCCCGCGCATCACCCCGGCCACCGAGGTCGAGCTCGGCGGCCAGCGTTTCACCGTCCTGGAGATCCTCACCGACTACCTGCGCCACCTGCGATCCCAGCTCAAGGCGGCCCCCGGCATGGACGACGCCGACCCCGGCGCGCGAGGATCGAGCGTCTCGGTCGCCGTCGCCGTGCCGGCCCATGCCTTCGGCGCCCAGCGCCTCCTGACCCTCGAGGCCTTTGGCGATGCCGGCTTCAACGTCATCGCCATGCTCAACGAGCCCAGCGCGGCCGGATTCGAGTACACGCACCGCAAGGCCCGCACCGTCTCCTCCAAGCGCACCCGCGTGCTGGTTTACGACCTGGGCGGCGGCACCTTCGACACCTCGCTCGTGGACGTGCGCGGTGTCGCTCACGAGGTGCTGGCTTCGCGCGGCCTGGGGGACCTCGGCGGCGACGACGTCGACCTCCTCCTCGCCCAGCTCGCGCTCGAGCGCGCGGGCGCGCGGGAGGAGGACCTCGATGATCGCGAGGTCTCCGATCTGCTCGACCAGTGCCGCGACGCCAAGGAGGCGCTCTCCCCCCAGACCCGGCGCATCGCGCTGGACGTGCGGGGCAAGGACGTCATCATCCCGACGGCCGAGCTCTATGACGCATGCAAGCCCCTCATGGAGCGCTCGCTGGACGTCATGGAACCCCTCATCGGCCGCCTCGCCGACGGCGACCCGGATCTCACCGAGGTCGCGGGCGTCCACCTGGTCGGCGGGGGCTCCGCTCTGCCCCTCGTGCCCAGGATGCTGCGCGAGCGCTTCGGCGCGAGGGTCCACCGCTCCCCCTACCCCGGGGCCTCCACCGCGATCGGCCTCGCCATCGCCTCGGACCGCGATTCCGGCTATGACCTCATCGACCGCCTCTCGCGCGGCTTTGGTGTGTTCCGCGAGGCCGATGGCGGCCAGCGCACGACCTTCGACGCCATCCTGGGTGAGGACGCGATCCAGGCCGGCGCCACCCGCGAGGGCACGGTCATCACCCGCCAGTACACGGCCGTCCACAACATCGGTCGCTTCCGGTTCGTCGAGTGCGCGGGCGTGGACGCCGACGGCGAGCCCCGCGGCGAACTCGCCCCGTACCAGGAGATCATCTTCCCCTTCGACCCCGCCCTGCGCGATGAGGACCTCTCCGGGCGCCCTGTCGAGCGCACGGGCGCGGGGCGCCGCGTTCAGGAGCGCTACGAGATCGACTCCGCGGGCCTCGTCCGGGTGACGATCACCGACCTCGAGGACGGCTTCTCACGCCACTACGTCCTGGGCCGCCAGACCGCCTGA